A single region of the Gammaproteobacteria bacterium genome encodes:
- a CDS encoding ABC transporter permease encodes MNKQTIYALISFACVVLLWDLVTRFSGWSAQVFPPPLTVLGAFYELTANGTLLKHSVASLYRVTVGFYLAALLGIPLGIILGRLTMVKILVNPLVQFLRPISPLAWIPLAMLWFGIGDQPAIFLIFLASFFPLVVSTTVAVDHINPMYFQVAANFDFTRREIISKVVLPAILPSVVTALRLTVAIAWLVVVAAEMIAVQSGLGYLILDSRNALRMDYVMVGMVAIGMIGLLLDYIMIRVSTAESIMWGRFK; translated from the coding sequence TTGAATAAACAAACCATTTATGCGCTCATATCTTTTGCCTGTGTTGTCCTGCTTTGGGATCTGGTGACACGGTTTAGTGGCTGGAGTGCGCAAGTATTTCCTCCACCACTTACGGTCCTAGGGGCTTTTTATGAATTGACGGCAAATGGGACTTTGCTGAAGCATTCAGTAGCCAGTCTGTATCGGGTGACCGTGGGTTTCTATTTGGCGGCCCTGTTGGGGATTCCACTGGGTATCATTCTAGGTCGATTGACCATGGTGAAAATCCTGGTGAATCCATTGGTGCAGTTTCTCCGACCAATATCACCACTGGCCTGGATACCGTTGGCAATGTTGTGGTTTGGAATTGGTGATCAACCTGCAATTTTTCTGATTTTTTTAGCAAGCTTTTTCCCATTGGTGGTGTCTACGACAGTGGCTGTGGATCATATTAATCCCATGTATTTTCAAGTGGCCGCCAACTTTGATTTTACCCGCAGAGAAATAATCAGCAAAGTGGTGCTGCCTGCCATACTGCCTTCTGTGGTGACAGCGTTGCGATTGACCGTTGCCATTGCGTGGTTGGTGGTAGTGGCTGCGGAAATGATTGCGGTTCAGTCCGGGTTGGGATACTTGATTCTGGATTCACGCAATGCTCTGCGTATGGACTATGTAATGGTGGGAATGGTGGCGATCGGCATGATCGGATTGTTGTTGGATTACATTATGATTCGTGTTTCAACGGCAGAGTCCATCATGTGGGGACGGTTTAAATGA
- a CDS encoding ABC transporter ATP-binding protein — MGQIKIESLSKKYLNRRKRKRTLEDPGPGDWITVLDDINLQFEDGEMICILGPSGCGKSTMLRIMAGFDTASSGRVLIDDKPVTGPSSDNIFVFQSNGLLPWMTVEQNLELGLRQLEPDEKRERVAEYLELVELLGFEHHFPHQLSGGMQRRAELARALAVKPEMLFMDEPFTGLDYLTQLKIREEVVNIHEYIGKTMVMVTHFIEDALIMADRIVVLGERPTQVRLQQKLDYGRPRNLVKEKGLQDLRDEIFLTLGVSYAV; from the coding sequence ATGGGACAAATCAAAATAGAATCACTTTCCAAAAAGTATCTGAACCGGCGCAAACGCAAACGTACTTTGGAAGACCCCGGCCCCGGTGATTGGATAACGGTTTTGGATGATATCAATTTGCAGTTTGAAGACGGTGAAATGATTTGTATCCTTGGACCCTCGGGTTGCGGCAAATCCACTATGTTGCGAATCATGGCGGGATTTGATACCGCCAGTTCAGGTCGGGTACTCATAGACGATAAACCGGTAACCGGGCCCAGTTCGGACAATATATTTGTGTTCCAAAGTAACGGATTGCTTCCTTGGATGACCGTAGAGCAAAATCTGGAACTGGGTTTACGGCAATTGGAACCGGATGAGAAAAGGGAACGGGTAGCAGAATATCTGGAATTGGTCGAGCTATTGGGTTTTGAGCACCACTTTCCACATCAACTATCCGGAGGAATGCAACGGCGCGCAGAGTTGGCACGAGCGCTGGCGGTAAAACCCGAAATGCTGTTTATGGATGAACCTTTTACAGGTCTGGATTATCTGACTCAGCTGAAAATTCGCGAAGAAGTGGTCAATATTCACGAGTACATCGGTAAAACAATGGTAATGGTGACACACTTTATTGAGGATGCCCTGATTATGGCGGACCGCATTGTTGTTTTGGGTGAAAGGCCCACGCAAGTACGGTTACAGCAAAAATTGGATTACGGTCGACCCCGAAACCTGGTGAAAGAAAAAGGCTTGCAGGATTTGCGTGATGAAATCTTTCTTACCCTGGGTGTCAGTTATGCTGTGTGA
- a CDS encoding ABC transporter substrate-binding protein, with product MNVGLNNIIAAIPAPWKFTFGTIAWFVLISVLHFKINVDEGERQVISMGYMPVISNMAAPILDQASKENGKYRFKALKFSSFAEMAEALRNGEIHAAFMIAPLSIVLHQQGESIKVVLFGNGNESTLVTRKGLNIKSLHDLRGKQVAVPMRYSGHNLSILELINKNGLEGEIKVVEMNPPDMASALASGVLDAYYVGEPFAIKTLKSGDSELLFYAEDVWPHFFSNLTLVKQDFINKDPAAVKALVHGAVRAVQWAKRNQTQAAKISSKYWNQPLELVTYALENPPNRTNFDRYVPQMDEMRKIVRLMKQFGLTDSIDVEGVVDDSFARQAPLDNITTIESVLKQ from the coding sequence ATGAATGTGGGGCTTAACAATATCATTGCCGCGATTCCAGCTCCGTGGAAATTTACCTTTGGTACGATTGCCTGGTTTGTGCTGATCAGTGTGCTTCACTTTAAAATCAATGTGGATGAAGGTGAGCGTCAGGTTATTAGCATGGGCTACATGCCCGTTATCAGCAATATGGCGGCTCCAATTTTAGATCAAGCCAGTAAAGAGAACGGCAAATACCGGTTTAAGGCTCTTAAGTTTTCTTCATTCGCCGAAATGGCGGAAGCGTTGCGCAATGGGGAAATTCATGCAGCATTTATGATCGCCCCCTTGTCCATCGTGTTGCATCAGCAGGGTGAGAGTATCAAAGTAGTGTTGTTCGGAAACGGTAATGAGAGTACCTTGGTGACACGCAAAGGCCTAAATATAAAGTCATTGCATGATTTGCGCGGCAAGCAGGTTGCGGTACCTATGCGCTATTCAGGGCACAACCTCAGCATCCTGGAATTGATCAACAAAAACGGCCTTGAGGGTGAAATCAAAGTGGTGGAAATGAATCCGCCCGATATGGCGTCTGCATTGGCAAGCGGAGTATTGGATGCTTATTATGTGGGTGAACCTTTCGCCATCAAGACCTTAAAGTCCGGTGATTCGGAACTCCTGTTTTATGCTGAAGACGTTTGGCCGCACTTTTTCAGTAATCTTACTTTGGTCAAGCAGGATTTTATTAATAAAGACCCCGCCGCGGTGAAGGCCCTGGTTCACGGTGCTGTACGTGCCGTACAGTGGGCGAAACGGAATCAGACCCAAGCAGCAAAAATCTCGTCCAAATACTGGAACCAACCCTTGGAATTGGTAACTTATGCCTTGGAAAATCCCCCCAATCGTACCAATTTTGACCGCTATGTTCCGCAAATGGATGAAATGCGAAAAATTGTAAGGCTAATGAAACAGTTTGGGTTGACCGATAGTATTGATGTGGAAGGCGTTGTTGATGATAGTTTCGCGCGACAGGCACCGCTGGATAATATCACTACAATCGAAAGCGTTTTAAAACAGTAG